ACTGACTAGTGATGTGGGCACCTGTGAGAAAAATGCCTCATTCACTCGTAGAATAAATTTTGTCCAATCAAATTGTTGATGAGAACTCAGTGCTGCATAACTGCTGCCTGTCTTTTAGCCATGTCTTGATTTATTGCATTATATTATACAGTAACTATTTTATAAACTCTGATAAAATGTCTCAAAGTGTGCTTTGTATTTCATTGCAGCTTATGAGCTGTGGTTTAAACAGATTCTGTTCGAGCTGGATTCAGTGCGGCAAATCTTCATTAATGGACACGTGAgtcacattcatcacattacatGATTAATACCAGTCCGCTTCTTCCTGCTGTTGTGTGAAAGTCAACCATATCAAATCCAATTCAAGCTGCAGCAAACAATTAACCTTGTTTGTTGTCCATTGATCCATGAATTGTTTTCTCAATTAACATTTGGCTCTTTCATGTTGGAAAATGTTCCCAAATGTCAGTTGGTGTTTGCAGATATTTATCTTTCAATTAAAGGTATAAAAAGTCCAAGCTGATGAATTGATGATTAGAACTGCGGCTTGATTAATCCCTTTACTGACATTCTTACTTATTTACACTTTATATACGTTTTGagtaagaggggaaaaaaataaaattgaaaacatgTCTTCTGCATGCAGGTGCGAGATGAACGCAACATGCTCAAAGTCAATACTCGCATTCACCGGATCGTGATAATCTTCAAACTGCTGGTCGAGCAGTTTGCTGTTCTGGAGACAATGACAGCCTTAGATTTTTTTGACTTCAGGTTTGACAATTGACAAGCAATTTTCCCTCAGTTATCCGCACAGTATGCTTACTTCTTGTTGTTGATTTTGCATGTAGGGAATATCTGTCTCCAGCTTCTGGCTTCCAAAGCCTTCAGTTTCGGCTCTTGGAGAACAAAATTGGGGTCCCTGACAACTTGAGGGTGCCATACAATAGACAGCACTACCGCGACATCTTCAAAGGTCAGGAAGGCGAGTTGCTGCTCGCCACGGAGAAAGAGCCCACACTCTTGAAACTGGTTGAGGTAAAGAAAAAGACTAAATGTCATAGTTAACACATActatatccatccatcaatctatTATCTTAACAACTTATCCTCACGGGGTCACGGGAACGCTGAAGCCTATAGTAAACACATAGGTATATGATTAACATGACTCCAGTGAATTTGGCTGGCTATTCAATTACTAGAATGGACATGCGTCATTTGACCACAATCAATAAAGCAGTACCACTGATTTGTCGTGGAGTTGTTGGAGGTAacggtagtagtagtagtagtagtagtagtagtagtaggagtagtagtagtagtagtagtagtagtagtagtaggagtagtagtagtagaagtAGTATAATAACAAATGATCTGATTATTTACTTGATATGCAGGATATCCATCTAAAGGTCTCTATTTTAGTTCATGCTTTGTTTTCTTTAGTTAGACAACTCTGCACACGACCACAATCACTGGGATGCACGTGGTACGAGAGGTGGTTGTAAATGTACTTGGACTGTTTGTAATAGTGGAATTAGTAGTCTTAGTCATAGTAGGAAATAGCGCAATAGGATGAAGGTGGTAAAAGGAGCAGTAGTCGTATTAGAATTGGTGTTGGTTGTGGTAGTTGGACCTGTAGTATTAGGATTGGTGATATTAGAAGTAGGAGTGACAGTTGCAGTAGTAGTGGTGGCAACCCTGGTTACAATAGTATGCTACTAGCAGTTTTAGCAAAAGCAGTAGTAATAGTAATTGTAGTAGTAGTTGTAGTAGTAGTGGTAGTTGTAGGAGTGGTAGTTGTAACAACAGTAGTAATAGTAGATATGGTGGTGGTGACTACTAGTAGCAAGAGGGGGAGCAGGAGGAGTGGTGgtccagtagtttttttttttcgttttagtAATCTTAAGCAGATACAGGTTTTAGGGAAATATTTCGAAGAACCTCTCAATGATCTGCAGCTGCTCAGTCCAGAGCATGTAAATAAAGTGTTTTGATGACAAAATGTCCATGGGCTTTAAATGATTTCAGTCATTTACTGAGGAGGTGTTTGGTCAGTCTCTTCTTAAAGACGTGAATACCCTTAGTAGTGATAGTGATAGCAGTAGTACTAGTACTTTCATTCGACAGGAATTAATAATTGAAAATATGACATTCTGGAAATAACATGAAACACTGTCTTTAAAGGAGTGGCTGGAGAGAACGCCTGGCCTGGAAACAGATGGCTTCAACTTCTGGGAAAGCCTGCAGAGCAACATATTTAATGGCCTTGATAAGGAAAAGCAAAATATTGAGGTAAGATAATAACACTAATGAAACAACTCTTAATTGGCATTTAGACTAGATTTAAAGTGATGGGAGTAATGTTTGTGTTCCATAGCAAATGCCTGACTGCGATGACAAAGAGGAGATGATGGCTGAGTTGCTGAAGCAGAAAGAAGTGTTCACTTCTTTGTTTGATGTTAAGCGTCATGAGCATCTGCTTAGTAAAGGTCGGTGAATTCCTGCACAACTCGCACATTGAattcaaatcacattttgaAATGTGGCAGCAGTGGCTCACTGATGCTACTTTGTCCCCAACAAGGTGAGAGACGGCTGTCTTACAAAGCTCTTCAAGGCGCTCTCATGATCTACTTCTACAGGTAGCTCCACACCTGCACCTTAGACCGTTAGCAGTGGTAGCAGAggtcgtgtgtgcatgtgtgtgcgtgcgtgtgtgtgcgcttacAATTAGACCACGCAGGCATTCACTTTGTCAATAACGTCGCTCGTTGCTGTCTGTTCAACTTAGAGAGGAGCCTAGGTTCCAGGTACCTTTCCAGCTGCTCAACTCCCTCATGGATATCGACATGCTCATGACAAAATGGAGATGTGAGTATGTGGATGTCACACCAGTACAGAGCCATGATGGAATGTTTGGCCCTAGGCCTCAGCGCACTAACAGGGAAGTTTGCCCAGCTAAAAAGTTAGTCAGAAGCCTTTGGGAAGCTGCTCCACTCCCACTCAATACATTTTTACTCACCCCTGCTCTTTCACTTGTGGATCAATTATTGACGTctcactttttcttcttctatttcCGTCGGGGTTGTTGCAGACAATCACGTATGCATGGTGCACCGGATGATTGGCAGCAAGGCGGGCACGGGGGGCTCGTCTGGGTACCACTACCTGAGATCCACCGTAAGGTATTGTCTATATGTGTATTTCAAGGCTGCATTGAAGAGCAAGCGAGATGCGCAATATAACTCTATTCCTCTAGGTGTAATTTGTCTCAATACTCAAGTCCATATATCTGTCTACTATAGCCTGGCAACTTTGGAGCACATTTGTGGCTCTGCCAGAGCAGGCACGGTGCTGCTCTGGGTCTGGGGGTGTGCTATAACACCATCAGAAATATATGTTGCAACGAAAAGGCCCTTCCAGTGTTTTAAAATATTGATTATTTAAGTAAGtttaaaaacattcaaaagTTCACAATTCTGTTCCAATTACTGGTAAATCTCTATCAATGTTTGTGTTGTACCCGTACCCTGTGTGGGGGTTTATTTAATTTCACTTTAGGTGGTCACTTGTATTGTGCTTTACCATTTTGCCATTTTAtgatttaacacacacacacacacatgtcggCTACCATCCTTACACACGTTTTGCTTTCCTTACAGTGACCGCTACAAGGTTTTCGTGGACTTCTTCAACCTGGCCACATTTCTGGTACCTCGCCACTGGGTGCCCAAATTGAACCCAAATGTCCACACTTTCGTTTACACTGCCGAGTGCTGCGACAGCTCCTACTGCAGCAGCGAGGACTCAGACTAACGACGTACAGGAACACcaaatgaaacgaaacaaacaaaaaaaaaaacaatagcacTTATCTTGTTTCTACTTCCTCACAACCGCTGTGTTGTCCAAAAAACACACTTCCACCTTGCACCAACGAAAAGCCTTATTTTGTCAACTTTAATACTCGCTAAGGACATGGCTATCCCGTGAGGATGTAAATACAATGAATATGAATGAGAATAATGATGCTCAGCATCTGAACCAATTTGCACAGCATGGAAATCAAGAAAATACGTGTACATAATGTTGATATGATATACACTCACAAGACGACGTAACATTAAAGTACGCCGGCACCAAAAAGAAGAATTCAATATAACTCACTTGAACAAAATGTTCAATATTCTGGATCATATTTTCTGATACTTTGGTTGCTTTATTTGGTGACACAAGgggcaaaatattagaaacatctCTCAAAATATGACACCACTTTGAGACAACCACTAGCAAAGGAGCACACAGGAATGTGGTGAGTGCTACAGTTTGATATATGCTTGCTTaaatattgtatatttttttatccaGTGACTAATATAATCTTTGCATATGGAGCTGTGCAATTTGCTAATATTGATTGTACATAGTATTTGTCCTAAGTATTAAGTGTTTGTGCATGCCTAAATAAAACCCAGCATTGACGCTCATGTAAAGTGATTTATTTGCATCACATCAAACCAACACAGCCGCCACAGAATCTGCGATGCCTGGCAACACATGAGGCAAAGAGAATATTAATGTCGATGCCATGGGGGTGGATGGCCCGCGCAACAGACACTCTATTAAAAGCAGGTATGAATGTAAAAATTAAGATGGAAATAAACACAGGGATGCTTTACACTCACCGCAAAGGTTGCTGCCAATTTTGACATAAACGTAACCCTCTTTTCCCCACTCAGTGCCCCATGAGTTTTGCACTATCCAGAAGGGAATCTcccctaccaaaaaaaaaaaaaaaaaccacacaagcAAATGGAATTTAGAAACTAAAGAACGTAACTTGACTTAGAAGCTTAAACGGCTGTACAAATAAGTCAGTGGCAATAATTGGCAAACATACACAAAGGCCGCATCCATATGCACTGTGAAAGAAATGAAAAACTGCTGGCAGTCCTGACAGAGGTGGCACATCCTTTACCTATCGCAAAAGGTTACATTGTTTAATTTTGTAGGGAGGCAGCACGGtgaagcactggttagcacgtccgcctcacagttcagttcagttcgattccacctctgaccctccctgtgcggagtttgccgtGCAGGCATGATTTTTCCCCGgggactctggtttcctcccacgtccgaaaaacatgcatggtaggctgattgagcgctccaaattgcccgtaggtgagaATGCGAGTTCGGATGGtttcagttcagggtgtcccctgcctactactTACAGGAATTCTCAACAATTCTCTCAGGCTAATTTTAGGCATTCCTTGTTTGTTTAGTTCATGGATTTAGTTTTTGTTAGGCTACGGTACAAGCACGGGATGAGTACATTTGAACTCAAGTTGAGCTGCACTGGGGTAAAAACCAGACGCTGGTAAAATGTCAAATTAAGAAAAGCTGCAAATTACCTCTGAAAGAATAATAAAATTTGAAGGTAGAAAAGGTAGAAGTTGAAAGTCCTTCTGAAAAGGGACTTTGCAAGGTGTTCCCAGCGTATCCTCAGATATTGTTTGGAGCTATTTGTTACGGTTAGGGTCATATATCGGTTCTGGTCTGGTCGGTCGTTCCTCCCTTATacacccttccaggtctcactgacaCTGACCTGTGCGACCATAAAAATTCACCAGCAGATCAAGGGAGTCCTCTCACCGTTGGCAAAACCAGAGTAGATGACAGTCCAACCCCCCTCTAAAAGTGATACCAGAACTCAAGCCATGTGTTGAGTTGAGCCCAACTATATCTAGTGAAAACTTCTCAACCTTGCACACTAGCTCAAAATCCTTACCTGTTAGAGAAGTGACATTCTATGTCCCTCAAGCCAGCTTTTGTAACCTCCACCCACAGTCAGGGAGTGTTGCATCTTGCCATGTTGCCTCTTTAGGCTGTATCTGGGCCACATGGGTGCTTTCGACATGGGTGAAGGGACATAGAGCCTCAGACAAGTTAACTGACTTAACTCCAACGATCATTGGGACAGACAAATCCCTCCACCATGAAAAGATTACTTTACAGGGATAGGGGGAGTGATAAACATCTATTAGaaatatgttgttgttgttgttgttcttgtttCTCGTTGATAATGACTTTGCATCATTTTTTACACAGAAAACTTGTCGTAGGTTTTGTTTGGCTTACCTGTGGCGTCATAGCCCACCACCAACACAGCATGGTTGGGCCAGCGACTGGAGCAGTGGTGCTGGATGATTCCTCCCAAGTAGTCCTGCCAGCTGACCGCGTCCACAACGACAGACAGAGGACCTTTCTCTACCAGCTCTGCCTTCATTGCCTCCTCTTGACCACTAGCGGAGGCAGAAGAGCAGAAACATCAGTGCAGCGGAAAGGAAGACTAGACAAGTAAGGGAGAGATTGGTcaatggacagacagacagctggACGGATGAATGGAGGGATGAAtagccatccattcattttctggttTTCTGGTTCATTCAAATACTCTTTTTACTGAGTGATCTACAGTTGGCGCTTACTTAATTGCTGTTTTCCTTCGGTATATTCAAGCATCTAAAGTTAGTATATTAATACAAAAGACTGATTCAGATTTTTTACCAATAAAAATTGTTTTCTAAAGTAGTTTCTTCAATCTTAGGTGCATACAACAAAACATATTTAGTCATTCAAAATAATAAACTAATCCATCCAtctaatagaaataaaacatgcTTTGATTGCTTCAGGGTTTTATAAACTAGTACAAACTTGTTTTGCATTTCATCAAAAATGCCATACTTTATAAAAGTAGCTGTAAAAAAATGAGAAATCAAACAAATGTTTTGTATGCATTGGTTCAAAGTAATAAATAATTATGAATAGAAAAGATGATTAGAATTATTTATTTCactacaaaataaaattgtcTACCATCTGTAATTAATGTAAACATTGATCTAATACTCTGTGGCTTAAATTTTGTTGTTTAGATTATTTAGATATTTTTCCAATatgtattttcttttatatcaacaaGGAATTATCCTCCAACAATTATTTATGAAGTGTTGTGAACCTATGTCTTGTTCTGACCAGTGTGCAACAGAGCAATCAGTATCTATGTTGACACAGCAAACATGACATGTTCCTGACCCTCTTCCGTCCTTGAACTTTACATGATTTCATTTTTGAATAAGTGTGTGTTAATTTTTAAGCTTTTACTGCCTACACGCTGCAGaggggaacatttttttttttttttttttttacctgaagtCATATGAAGTGAAGTTCCTCAAGGTGACGCCCCTTTTAAGACTGGAGAAGAAGTGACACATTCCATTCTTGGCCTTGTAGGGGTACTCAGATTGTGGCACCAGGCTCACTCTGGTCTACAGATAATGTTAAAGGAATATAATATAATGACGCACTCTTGTGTTGTGAGTGACATGATTTAACAATAGATGGCCTCCTTGTCTATTTGTGAATTGTCTTCAAAATGGCTGTTTCAAGTGAAAATGGCCGGTCTTTTCAAGTGTGTGTTCTTGAGACTTTAGTCTAATTCTTTTTCTACTCATGTCTACTAAACGTCATGGTGCTAAGTGCATtagcttttctttcttaccagCCGCAGTGGCTAATGGTTTCCCAGAGCATAGAGCACTCCCACTTCCACTCGCGTTCTTATTTTGAAACTCAAAAATGCACCACTTTTGCACACCAACTAACACTACCCTGAGCGTGACCACAAGGCAATGGGTTGAAGAATGAATGTCACATAATCACTCAAACCAATTtcataaaaaatacaatggcCAACGTCATTGACACACAAATCTGCTGAAGCCAGTGTAAATCATGTCAATTTGATTCTTCCAGCAAAATTATCGAAATTTCAAAAAACATTTAAGGTACACAAATGATTAACATGTCCTTAAACAATAAATGACTGTGACCTTTTTTACATTCCTCATTGCAGACAGTTGCTCACAGACAGATGGCCCACAGACCGAATGCTTCATGGCACGTTTTAGAAGAGGAAGTGTTGAGGAGGCTTACGCTGATTTAATTTGAGGGGACACAGCTGGTCCATTGTACATCTGACTCCGGATTAAACATGCTGCCTGAATACGCATAAcgcttttatttcacaaatcaatctGCGGACCACATGCATGAACTTTGCAAGGAGAGTAATCCATATGGCTCACTGATCAAAGATGATCTGCTAAAAGGGGTTAGCTGGAGTTGATTTGTCACTAACCACAGctaaaaatcaatcaaaatcTTGGTGGGTTTACTGACAAACTGAccccaaaatgaaaaacaaatgtgcaCCACAGACTGTGcagatttttcttttgttttgtttgttgtttgtagTGTTGTTGCTCTACTTGAAAGAGAGTCTCAGCTGAAATAGAAGATCTGTAGGTTGGAGTCGACAAGTCAATTAACACTGACTGCGGTGCGTCGGTGGAACGTCGGCGCTGTTCGCTAGCCTTCACCCATTTTTATCCACCTCAGGcgacggccattttgccacttactgtcgcctgaaaatgacatcacagttgctcaggtCTCAGGCAACAACTAATCAAGGCTCAACAAATTTCTGAAGCTGAGGTGGAGTCTGCctatttaattcatattccacaaacaaaacattaatcagaacaaTGTGTTTCgactagttgggctgcacagaccacattattatatttttgggCCGACGTCCTGTTTAAACCAAAATGACAGATCCTGTGTCTTCTCTTGTTCTCCTGTGGGATGGATTTTTAAAAGGTTTAGTCTAGAGAATGGCTTGAAACTTAAAGTTCACATAATTGGCCCAACCCTCAACAAACCAtggcttcaaaccaaaatggaagATTCTCTCTTGCATTTACAGGCATGGCTCCTTTAGAGTGTTTTAGGGTTTCTACTAATAACTAAGACTAAAAATTAATGTTCCTAAATTTCTGGCTTGTAGGGTTGAAATTTGGATTTTGCATGATCGGCCAGAATGATCCGGAAATGGACACAATCAACCATACTGAATGACTTCCTTTGATTTTTACAGCATGGCTTCTTCAGACCTATTTGTGGATCTATTCATGATATACGCGCTTACAAAATTTCATATTTCTTGCAAACCGTCTTTGGGCGCTAAATTTCTTTTCTAAATTTCAAAGTACCGTCTGTAACCAGAGGAGAGCTTTGGCTGGGGAGCCTCCTTTGCAGCCTCCATTTTGAAAGCAGCAATCGATGACTTGCTGCACGCTGAGCTCCTGCAGCGGCGCTCCTGCGATGGCGTTGGCCGCTTGCATGGCGCCCACCACGCTAAATGCCCAGCAGCTACCAcactggaaaaaaatgaatgattgaGAAAAGCTAAAGTTCAAACTCCTGAGGGACGTATTACTCCAAATCTGGTCCTTAATGACCATCTTCGCcagcagaaaaacatttttcttaTCCCACCACCTTTCCAAAATTAGCTTCCTCATGACTTTGTGAAGGAGACCGGGACAAAGACAGTTCATTTGAATGCATGAGGCTGTCTCTGCCGGTGCCGCCCTGCTGGTCAAATAATTGCCCTAATTTATCCTCAAAAAGCAGTCTATTATCAGACACACTGCTCTTAGTTGATGGACACAAAATCATTGTGAAATAACTCAAAAACCATCTTGAACCTTCTTCCAagactttttatatttgacccagCAGGGATGGTTTTATGGTCCCATCTCCTGAGGGGAAGTGCCTTTTGTAGTTATTAATATTTCACTAATTCATTAATAATGTTTCAAGTTATTTCACTCATTTAACAGGCTGAGCATCAATTCAAACACTCCCAACAGCTAAAGTCGCTACAATAGAAAGAGAAGTCGACCTACCCACCAAAATGAAAAGTTAAAAAACTGAGCGTGTACAGTGTCTGCCTATGAGGCTGTAGTTTGTAGTGTGTAGAGTGTACCCTCCCTGCCGCCCTTGGACAGTCAAGATagcctccagcacgcccgctaccctcgtgaggataagcacagatgaatgaatgaattaatgaatgaatgaatgacatcTCATAAATAGTAGATTTTTAATAAGATGTGACGTCAAGCACATTCTCGTGTTAGCTCATTTCAAAGAGTCACGAACAAAAGCTATTATTTGTTGAAATGGATTCTACAAATTAAAGTTCTTTAAATTAAACCAAATTTACAATGAATTAATGTATAAATTtgaccccatccatccatccatccatttttaacactgcttatcctgttcagggtcatggGGTGCTGGAGTATATCCCTGTTGACATAGAGCAAAAAGCAGGCGACACCCTGAACTGCTCATCAGCCAGTCACAGGACACATATGGAGACAAACAGTCAGTCACACTTACATGCACACTGTCACTGAGGAGGAATCGATCCCACACTGCCTGCACAAACGTCAGACGTATGTAACCCTAGACTATCAGCGACTCACTTAATTCATattaataaaatacaattaCAGTAACTTCACATTTTAATTAAAGACATTACAACTAtattaaaaggaaaataaataacataAAAAGGCTGTATCTCCAAAGTTGTTTCTCATGTTCGAGCCCAAAAAcaattgtatttaattttatattttttgggCTAAAAATACATCTCTCAATGTTCCATCTTACCGCTTGCTGGTTCTGGACCGGCGCCACCACCGCTCGGTCCCTCCAGTCAAATTTGGCCGGCAGCTCTTTTGTCTTGGTTCCAAGGAATGGTGGAGCTCGCTCAGAGATTGATCCCAAGTACAAATCTGCCGAGAACAAAGAATTCAACGTCCAGTCCAGATGGAGAACATGTAAAGCAGATACAAATCAAGGCAATTCTCTCTCAAATAGCACTGGTAGAAACACAAATTTTGGACTGACATGCTAGTAATTTGAACAGTAAGAACAGTAAGTTCATCCTACCACGGAATTCCTCAGGTGAGAGGGAGGAGAAGTGATTGATTCCATACTTAGCAGACTGAGGTTGTGTAGTAAATGAGTTGAGGTACGCATGACGCTCTGTAGAATCCTGGATTGTCCAAACAACCAAAaataacacacgcacgcacgcgcccgcacacacacacacacacacacacacatacaaaaatcTCTGTCAATTTGTACTGAGCATTGTAGTTTATGAAAGTCAAAAATGCTAACTTATTTAATGCCGTGGCTGTTTTGAATTCATTGAAAACTTAATATGTGAAGCAGAAGTGCATCCATATGTAATACCCAATGAAAAAATTACTATATGAGCTTTTCAAAATAGAAGCTCCTTTTGGGGCTTTGAGCGTGAGTGAGATTGAGCAGTTGACAAAAGCTGTGGCACTGCCAAACCATGCCAATACAGGTTATAGATATactataaaaataatatattgtaTTGGCGTAAGATTTCTTGTGTCCATAAatggtcaatttcattttttttcccccaaatcacTGCGACTGGCATTTGCCAGTGTTGTATTTTTAGCACGTCACTGACCAATTGAAAGTAACAAATGGCTTGGAAACAAATCTATTTACTCTCTTGGACACTTTAACTGTCTGAGAAATGCTATAAAACAATCGATATAGATGCTTTTTAGACAATAACAAAAGAAAATAGATACATTTAAGTAAGTCTGTTTTGTTGAGAACCAATGACTGTAAATAGGATCAGCCACAAATTTGTGTGCATATAATTCCCATGTATTACACAATGTGCcagaagtacaaaaaaaaaaaaagactttatgTTGCAGCACGAGTTGATGTGTAGTGAAATGCTGAAATGCTATAAAACAATCAATATGGATGCTTTTCAGACAATAACAAAAGATAATAGATACATGTAATTAAGTCTGTTTTGCTGAAGGGAGTTAGCATCAGCCACAAATTTGTGTCCAGATTAATTCCCATGTATTACACAATGCGCCAGTAAAGAAaaagttaaaaatatatatatatatgattttaTGTTGCAGCACGAGTTGATGTGTGGTGTTCAGTCAGCGACTCGTCAccaattttaattttgttgtcatGTACCTCCATTAGTCTTGCCATATATTTTAATTCTATTTAGAAATTAACACTTGATGACTTGAAGTTTAACCTaaatacaacaaataaaaactctagatttgtgaggaaaaaaaaacaatgtatcTTATTCATTGTTCTATTTAAATAAACTAGTAAAGAAGTTATTGAATACCAGCGAATTAACAATAAAAGTTTAGGCAGgatattaaagaaaaaaatctttataCATACAGACACTGAAAGGTGGACTATTGCGCTAAACATATCATTATTGCACTTTAAACGTTTTATTACCGTTTTTACGATTTAAATCCAAAAGTAAAAACGTGCACCTGCCTTCTCTATTTCCGGATTGTACCTGAGGGGCGTGGTCTCTAATGACGCACGGTACGCGTTTCTTATTTCTTACCTGAAAACAGCGATTGTAGCTCTCAAACCCGCCTTTACTTTCGTACATGAGGTGGCCGCAACATCCAATTGGAGTAAAATCACCCGTCAGATTCTTCAGTTCTTCGTCAGAACTCGCGTTTTTGCAACACAGCGGAGCGACGACGGCGACAactgtcgccatggcaacagtaTACAGGTAGCACTGATTCATTTTAGTTCCAGAAATGTTCGCGTGAAGATAACGTCACTTTGAACAAACGCGGAAGTGGGAATACCGAGAAAGGTAAACTTGATGATGAGTGGACGTGGCGGCCTTCCTCCTAACGGACACTAGAGGGAGACATTGCTAGAAATGTATCTTTGGAAATGTGgtttcttttttgtctttggAGAGAATTGTCAGATATTCCTGAGGAAAAACAATTCATACATTTTCAAGAGTAGTATATGTACCGTAGCACACTTAGACTTGGATGTATTTATTCATTCCTTGGAATTACTTCCTCAAGAAATTCTGGTTCCAGTAGAATATTGCaaatttcattcatttcataaGTTTATTGAGCAACCCAATCTACCAAACAAAACATCAATATATGAAAACAACAGTTCTTTTTGTGGTCACATGAATGACAAAGaggagaataataaataaagtgcatagcaataaataaagtgtagagcaataaataaataataataaataataatcgtCAAGTAATAAAGTATTGAAGGTAACTGCACTTGGGTATGCCCATTATGTCCTATCAGCTCCTTACTCCAATTCTGGAGTTGTACAGTTTGGTGGCATGAGGAAATTGCTTTTGTTTTAAGAAATGTTGCAAATTTAGGAAAATAATGgcataaaaaaatcaattataaTTTAATGAAAGCCTGCCCTGCGATTGACTGTCAACCggtccagggtgtaccccgcctactgcccgatgactactaggataggctccagcacgcccgcgacccccgtgggggcaagctgtatagaaaatggatggatgggtgaatgaaagctgaaaaaaaaaatatttttgtcagtCATCAATATTAGTTCAACTTCATATTTATGTTTTGGTGATTTATGATTCTTCTGAATACCTAATTTTACAGAAatgtatacgtatatattttttctcagATGTCATC
The sequence above is drawn from the Syngnathus scovelli strain Florida chromosome 1, RoL_Ssco_1.2, whole genome shotgun sequence genome and encodes:
- the tdo2a gene encoding tryptophan 2,3-dioxygenase A; translation: MSGCPYFERKHLLFGNQLLEQKEEQDASQGGVNKASKGGIIYGDYLKLDKIVTAQVLQSELKGNKIHDEHLFIVTHQAYELWFKQILFELDSVRQIFINGHVRDERNMLKVNTRIHRIVIIFKLLVEQFAVLETMTALDFFDFREYLSPASGFQSLQFRLLENKIGVPDNLRVPYNRQHYRDIFKGQEGELLLATEKEPTLLKLVEEWLERTPGLETDGFNFWESLQSNIFNGLDKEKQNIEQMPDCDDKEEMMAELLKQKEVFTSLFDVKRHEHLLSKGERRLSYKALQGALMIYFYREEPRFQVPFQLLNSLMDIDMLMTKWRYNHVCMVHRMIGSKAGTGGSSGYHYLRSTVSDRYKVFVDFFNLATFLVPRHWVPKLNPNVHTFVYTAECCDSSYCSSEDSD